The nucleotide sequence ggtcctgtcttcctttctgatGGGGATGTTCCTAGAGATCATTTGATTCGCAAGTCCCTGTCATAGTGAACACATTGCAGCATCCAGTCGCGTGTTTTCCTTGATGAGCCTCAGCATCTCCTCACGGGATAAGGAGAGGGcttgaggaagaagggaaggcatGCACTGTAATCAGGATAGGAAGAATGAACGTGTGACAGTTTCTTTCCCCATAGATTTTGAAAAGCCACTCAACTTTTGACTgctattttgcttgtttgtttatttattctaggGCCAGGTGAAATGTTAAAAATGAACCCTCACTCAGCACTGCGTTTTGCTCAGAGGTGACAGCAGATGACAGTGGGCTCTGCCAGGCTGTGCCCTTTCTGGCTGGAGTGTTGGTATTTCACCAGGGCAGCTTTGTGTTCTGTGACCaggccactctctctctctctaccgcGCCATCAATACCCTTCACGATCAAAATACCAATTGTTATCCTAAAAACTCTCAGAAGGAAGTGGTCGGGGAGGACCCACCACAAACTGTAAATTTAGGCCACTGATGGATTTATGTTCTAAGGCTTGGTCTTGGGGTCAGCATAGTTCAGTGGGATCTGTCTGAGAAACCGTCAATCAGCAATAGTGCTGGAAGCGGTACTCTTACCACAGAGGCAGAACACTGGGTTTCTGGGGGTGCTAGTAGGACGTGGCTCCTGCTGACGCCTTGTTCTGGGCCTCAAAAATTCTGGACTTATTCTGAATCAAACTATTAGGCAGTAGCATTTGAATGCTTAGTAAGAGTTTTTCTTTAAGTTCTGTATTAGTCAGCTCTCTCAGCATAATAAAATACGCCAGACAACTAGAGAGAAAAAAGGTTTATCTTGATGCTGTGTTTGGTGTTTCTGGTCCCTGATCATGTGGACCATTGTTTTGGGTCCCTGGCGGGTGCTAGACAGCAACAATGGGCTTATGTCAGAGGAGACTCTTCATTTTATGACCAGGaagtaagagacagaaagagaatgggGTGAGAGTCCCATAACCCCCTTCAAAGACATCTTGAACTATGTCCTACTAAGCCCCACCTTCCAAGAGGGCCTCCCAAGGGACCAATCTTCTAACATGTGGACCTTGAGGGTCACAATCCAAACAACAGCATAGTCTAAGCCAATGAAAACTAGTGGCTACTATATTGCTAATCATACTACACTAAGGGCTTATTAGGTATCAGGCACCATGCTAAAATATGTTGCTACATGATCTCACCCCATATGAGAGTTCCACGGGAAGAAAACTGTAACACCCTACTGTAGACTCAAAGAAGCTTACGGAAGTTGTGGTTCCTTGCCTACCACCGCTCATCCTGCCAGTGACCAAGCCAGAGCCTGAACCTTGATCACTGTGGCCCCAAGTTTGAGTTCCTAGCAGATAGGTGACCTGTGAGCACCTTTAATCTCACTGCTAAGGGAACCATGGCCTTCCCTGGAAGCCACACTTGCCTCTGGGAGCTTATTCTCCACAGAGCCAGGTCTGGATCTGGCTTCGCAAAGCCTTTAGGGCAGGGTAGGAGGGGAGTTTCAGGGACCACGGGGTCTTGAAAGGGACCACATGTGCTCTGCTCCTCTGAGTGAGGGTGCAGGGATGGGAAGGGACAACAGAATTCGATAATACTGCCTTGGAGACTCCAGACTGCAAGACTTCGGCaacagagcattttcttaagggTCAAGCTACGCACAGCAATACTAATTACAGAGACAGCTCATTGGATTAATCAGTCCTTTCCCAGGGCTTAGAGGTGAGCTTACGATCCCGAGATCTAAGCATGGCATTGCCATCAGGTCCTGGACGCACCCCGACATGGTGCCACAGGAAAGACACAGGCTCGCTAGATGCCACACTTTAGCAGCAGCAGGGAGGATAAAAAGACCACACTTCTTAAGGTCTCCATAAATAAGAGAGGACACATCCCCATGATGTCTTGAACATGTAAAGTCCTGTCCACTGTCAATGCATTAGACAGCCCCCGTGGCTGTCTGGCTTTCAGACTCAACTCTGGTAGTGACAGATCTGATGTCCCATTGGTCTGTCTCTGGACTGTGATTCAGACCATGCTGTCCATGAAATCTCAGGGCAGGCATTTCTGGATCTATGTATGCATTCTTAAAGGAGGGAGCAGGTGGGTAGCTTAGAGCCTTGCTTTCACCTGAGCTGCTGGTGGATAGAGCAAAGAAGAGACTTCGATAAACTCGGGTGTGATACTGAGCTCTGGAAAACAAACCCCGAAACACAGCTCTTCTTTTAAGAGCACGTTAGTCAGCCAATTTCATTTAAAGCAGTGTATCCCGAGTACAGGTATTTGATGTACCTATCATCTTGGCTtcctgggaggaaaggaaaaactcGTTCTTATTCCTGGGCGTCTAAGAAAAGCTGTCGGCTAGACAGTCAATCTTTCCCTCCATTAGGAGTGCAGTATGTTTTCTGTGACGGAGCTACCTCCACCGCTAATGACAAAGCTCCGAGACGTGGACATGACCAGGGCTGGGGACATTTCTTCTGTACTTTCCATTTCCGGCTGGTGGTCCCCCACCATGGGCCCTTGCAGACCCGTTTCCTGCATAGTCATTTCTGAGTCCGTGTCTGCACACTGCAGTGGGAGCAGAGCCTGGTGTCTGCTCAAGGTGTCATTGCTCTTCTGGGCCTCCAAGGAGTTGTGCCGCGTGGAGTTTCTGTGGGCCATAGCGCTCTTTTGAGGCTCGTCAAAGCTCAGAGAGAAGGTGACTGTGCCACTGCCGAAGATGACCTTCTGTTTGCATCTCGGCTGCTTTGGCTGCTGCTGTTTCTGTAGAGTcagcggctgctgctgctgctgctgctgttcttgctgGGTCAGGGCCAACCTCTGctgttgcttctgcctctccagctgTGGGAACGGGTCTTCACTGTTGCTTTTGCTACTGATGGAGGAGGGAATGGAACCAGTGGAGCCTCCTAGGCTGCTGGACCGCTTCCGGGAGACGTTGCTGCGACGAAGCGTGGCACGGGCTGCCACTTTGAAAGCATGTGCCGCGGTGCTGCAGCGCACCTCCTCGATGGTGTTCCGGGAAGGCTTGAAGAGGATGATGTAGACCTTGTTGAAGAAGATGCAGGCCAGCAAGCCAAAGCTGGCTGCCAGGATGGCGATCACCTCCACGGCGGAGACAAACTTGCCGTAGGTGCTGGCGTAGGCAGGAATGAAGGAGATCCAGACAATGAAGAAGATGAGCATGCTGAAGGTAATGAACTTGGCTTCGTTGAAATTCTCTGGCAGCTTCCGGGACTTGAAGGCGAAGAAAAAGCAGATGGCAGCCAGCAGGCAGGTGTAGCCGATGAGGGAGCCGAGCGCCATGAGTGAGCCCTCGTGGCACGTGATGAAGATGATTTCGTCCTCCAGCTCATGGTTGCGGTAGCTGGAGGGGGGCGCCGTGTAGAGCCAGATCACGCAGATGACGATCTGCATGAAGGTGCAGAGGAAAACTAGCAGGAACTGCAGGTTGAGCCCCCACCACTTCCGGTGAAAGCTGGTGGGTATCTTGGCCTCAAAGACCAGGAGGACGCGGTTGGTCTTCACCAAGATGCACGAGATACAGAGCACGAAGCTGATGCCGAAGGCAGGCTGGCGCAGGCGGCACGTCCAGTCCTGGGGCTCCCCGATGAAGAACAGggagctggagaagcagcagagCAGCGAGAAGAGCAAGAGGTAGGACAGCTCGCGGTTGGTGGCCTTGACGATGGGCGTGTTTCGGAACTTGATGAAGACACCCAGCACAAAGGCGGTCAGGAAGATGCCCAGCACGGCAAAAAGAGTGAGAGCGATTCCGAAGGGCTCGGTCCACGCCAGAAACTCAATCTCCTTGGCAATGCAGGAAGTGTGGTTCTCATTGGACCAGAAGTCATCTGGGCACTTGTCACAGGCGCTCGCATCTGTAAAATGAACCAGTGCACGCAGATTCAATCACCATGTGGTGCATGTGGAGGGTAGATGTGGTCGCTTCATATTTTACTTACTGATGATTTTTTGACGTCTATTAAGAATCTTCACAGGCTCTACTGCTCCCCTCTCCAACAATTGCGGGtggcccatttttttttaaacactgcaaTAGTTTATAGCAGACACTACCTTGCACCCTAGCAATCTAACATGACACACCAACTCAGTTTCAAGCTTTGTCTGACTTACGATCTTTTTTAAATATGGggcttttataatttatttgtttttaatttttatgtgcatcagtgttttgcttgcatgtatgtctgtatgaaggtgtcagatcccctggaactggagttacagacagttgcgagctgctgctgtgtgggtgctggtaattgaacctaagtcttctggaagagcagccagtggtcttcatcactgagccatctcgccagccccaacttatgatttttttttaaaaaaaattgaattgttCTCGTTTGAGGTTTTCCAGGATGGAGTTGTGGGAAGCAAACAGATAGTAGCCTGGTTACATTAGTGATGTGTGCTAACATTGCTGCTGTCTCCAGCACAGCCTGGTTTATCTGGGGTATATGACTGGCTTTGTTGCCATGTCAGAAAAGCTGTCCCTTGTATGTGGCCAGCCATCTCTGTTCTCAACTCCCAGTGAAGGAGgccacatatttatttatatcagtggttatctcagccttcccaatgctgtgaccctttaatacagctcctcacgttgtggtgacccccaaccataagattattcttattgctacttcctaactgtaattttgctatggttacaaatcttaatgtaaatatctgatactcaacccttgtgaaaaggtcattcaagCCCATAGGGGTTgtcacccacaggttgagaaacgcTGGCTTAGATAATGACTCTTTACTAAGTTGTCACTGCCTGCTAGGCAGGGTACAGTTTGGAGCAGGGAAGAGAGCATGGATTTTTCAGTTAGAGATCAGGGTGGGATACTGGCCACACCATTTACTAGCTGTATAACTTTGGTCAGGCTCCTTAAATCTAGAAACCTGTTTCCTCATTTCTAAGATGGAGGGAATGATAGACCCATTATCATGGTAAGGTGGAAAGACCAAGACTTATAGTCAATATTTACCTCATGCTTCCAATATCCTAGTCAAAGTTTTATTTAAGAGGCATATGTTTagaatttatatattaatttatttaattaccaGAGCTCCATAAGGGGTTTGATTGTGATTCCTCTTTAGAAGAACTTGAgactgagctggagagatgactctgtggttaagagcacttgctactcttatagaggacccatgTTGGAGTCCAGAAActgacatggcagctcataactatcgGTAACTCcggttctaggagatctgatactctcttctgacaCCTCAGCCACCAGGCTGGTAGTcagtgcacattcacacacacacacaaaatagtaaataaataaatgaatgaatgaatgatgaataaatgaatgaatgaagaactCGAGACCCAGGAAGAACATCAGAGAGACTGCAAACACACCAGGCACCAGCAGGCAATTTGTCGCAGCCTGTTAAGCCTGGAGCAGATAGTACTGTACCCATTAGGGCCATGGAGCTGTAAGAAAAGGGACACCCTGTTGGAGGGAGAGAGGTGTGTGACAGGAATGTTTGTAAACGTGTGGAATGATACCTGacattcctttcctcttccctctcatgCTCAGTGGAATGCAGTACTGAGGCATGCTCTCCTCAGAGGGAGAATGGTTCAAGCACTGGCTCCGCCCAGGTCACCCATGGGCTTTGCCTTGAGGGCAGCCCAAGTCCGGCACAGGATCTGTGAGGGTCAGGTCCTTTACCTGTCTCATCGCTGTACTCCCCATCGGGACACTCCACACACTCAAAGCAGCAGGTGGGCTCCCCCTCAATGATCCCCTTCCTGGTCCCTGCCAGACAGTCCCGGCTGCAGTTGGAGAAGGGCACCTGCAGGCAGAGAGCACAGAGGGGAGAAGTTTGCCGCTGGGGGTCAAAAGTCAGCCCTACAACTCCTTTGACATGTGCAAAGTGAGGAGTGTGGGTATGTAAGGATCGGTGAGTCTGACTCTGGGTCATTTTAGATGGAGAGAGGGTCAGGGTCCCTGCTCCTGTTCCCTGTAAAAGCAAAAGGTGGTCATGCCAAGTATGGATGTACTTGGCAGTTTGCTTTAAACACACAAGTGAAGTCCTGGGTCTCAGTTGATCTCTGTAGCAACTTCATGAAATTTGTAAagaaattaatatgtaatttataattaaaagtatATGGCATTTTCGTGGTCGCTTCAACAAAATTCTTAGAAAAGTGTCATTTAGACTCCGAGATTTGTTGGGTTCCTACTGTGTGCTCGCTCTCAGATCATATTTCTATAGAAAATTGAAATTTAATTTGTAACCCTGTCAAGTAGTTAGGAACACAAAAGACTGCATTTATAGTGATTACCGCGGTTACGCATTTACTAACGATGAAGTCTGGCATGCCCATAGCCTGATAGAGGACATTAGGTTTACAGGGAAGTGTACATGGATAGCTCCAAGCAGGAGGAGAGATGAGACATGTACCAATGACAGATAATTGCCTGCATTAATAGGGCAAATGATAACCCGACAATGCAATAGAGGTACAGGATGGTGGGATAGCCAGTCAGTTTGGGTTCTGGTCATTTTAAATGTAGACAAATTAGTGGGCATAAGACTTTAACCCGTGGAATTCCAAAAACTTTCATTAGGGAAAGGTCAGGACCACATCTCATACTGAGAGGAGAATTTGTCCCAGGTGGAATTATCTGTCATAGGAGACCTCCCGATGGCAAAACCATCTCACcttctgagaaacagaaaaatcatcGCAATTTGGCAATGAGAACAAGTTGACTCTTTGTTTACTTAATGAAAAGTGGCTCAGGAAGCTCAGAGATCCTAACAGAAAGCCAATGCAAAGAGCTGTGCAGTGGATCTCAGCCAGCCTCCCCAGGGATGCCTGGTCCTGAGTCTGCTTTTGCAGCAGAGCTGGGCTTCTGTATTTTGCTACATTTTAGCAGCCTAGTTAATGTTCTTGTTGCTGaacactactaccaaaaacaacttggggaggaaatggtttattccACCTTCAGGTGGCAGTGGCAGTCCATCCTCACtgaaagccaggcaggaactgaagcagaggccgcgGAGAaaagctgctcactggcttgctccccatggcttgctcacaCTGCTCTTGTATGCAACTCAGGCAACAGCCACCCTGGGCTGGGCattcccacaccaatcattaatcaataaaacacTTCATGGATTTCCCCAGAAGCAAATCTGATAgaacaatttttcttttaaattgaggTGTCCTTTTTTTCCCAGATGATCCtagctatgtcaagttgacaaaaaactgaCCAGTACATTAGCACACAGCCACCCAGAATAGTCATCATCTCAGCATACCCTATGGCTTTTCTTAAGGAGCATCTTCACAGAGTGACAGGCTTCTGGTTATTAATCAGGCTTTCATATGAGACATGGGGCAGGACACCTTGACCAGAGTCATAAGCATCTTTCTCTTGGTCATAGAGTGAATGACCTTTTTGATGTGTGGGTCAGCCTGGAGCTATTTGAATGTCCACATTCTAAAACATAGAGCTCTATTTTGGGCTCATATCTCTTCACGTTGAATAGAAATTGGGCTAGGAGGAAAACGCCATAAAAGACCGTCCCATGCATGCTGGACATTTAGCATCCTTGAACCCCAAGTGTTGAAGGCCATTAATACTTCCTGATCATTGTGACAGTCTATAAGGAAGTCGCTTCAATCTCCAATTCAAACCCCCTCCATAAAGTaggtcagatgtcttcctcaatgcCCCTTGAGAGCCATTG is from Microtus pennsylvanicus isolate mMicPen1 chromosome 1, mMicPen1.hap1, whole genome shotgun sequence and encodes:
- the Casr gene encoding extracellular calcium-sensing receptor isoform X1 gives rise to the protein MASYSCCLALLALACHSSAYGPDQRAQKKGDIILGGLFPIHFGVAAKDQDLKSRPESVECIRYNFRGFRWLQAMIFAIEEINSSPTLLPNMTLGYRIFDTCNTVSKALEATLSFVAQNKIDSLNLDEFCNCSEHIPSTIAVVGATGSGVSTAVANLLGLFYIPQVSYASSSRLLSNKNQYKSFLRTIPNDEHQATAMADIIEYFRWNWVGTIAADDDYGRPGIEKFREEAEERDICIDFSELISQYSDEKEIQQVVEVIQNSTAKVIVVFSSGPDLEPLIKEIVRRNITGRIWLASEAWASSSLIAMPEYFHVVGGTIGFGLKAGQIPGFREFLQKVHPRKSVHNGFAKEFWEETFNCHLQEGAKGTLPVDTFLRSHEEGGSRLSNSSTAFRPLCTGDENISSVETPYMDYEHLRISYNVYLAVYSIAHALQDIYTCLPGRGLFTNGSCADIKKVEAWQVLKHLRHLNFTNNMGEQVTFDECGDLVGNYSIINWHLSPEDGSIVFKEVGHYNAYAKKGERLFINEEKILWSGFSRERQTSPLCALCLQVPFSNCSRDCLAGTRKGIIEGEPTCCFECVECPDGEYSDETDASACDKCPDDFWSNENHTSCIAKEIEFLAWTEPFGIALTLFAVLGIFLTAFVLGVFIKFRNTPIVKATNRELSYLLLFSLLCCFSSSLFFIGEPQDWTCRLRQPAFGISFVLCISCILVKTNRVLLVFEAKIPTSFHRKWWGLNLQFLLVFLCTFMQIVICVIWLYTAPPSSYRNHELEDEIIFITCHEGSLMALGSLIGYTCLLAAICFFFAFKSRKLPENFNEAKFITFSMLIFFIVWISFIPAYASTYGKFVSAVEVIAILAASFGLLACIFFNKVYIILFKPSRNTIEEVRCSTAAHAFKVAARATLRRSNVSRKRSSSLGGSTGSIPSSISSKSNSEDPFPQLERQKQQQRLALTQQEQQQQQQQPLTLQKQQQPKQPRCKQKVIFGSGTVTFSLSFDEPQKSAMAHRNSTRHNSLEAQKSNDTLSRHQALLPLQCADTDSEMTMQETGLQGPMVGDHQPEMESTEEMSPALVMSTSRSFVISGGGSSVTENILHS
- the Casr gene encoding extracellular calcium-sensing receptor isoform X2; this translates as MASYSCCLALLALACHSSAYGPDQRAQKKGDIILGGLFPIHFGVAAKDQDLKSRPESVECIRYNFRGFRWLQAMIFAIEEINSSPTLLPNMTLGYRIFDTCNTVSKALEATLSFVAQNKIDSLNLDEFCNCSEHIPSTIAVVGATGSGVSTAVANLLGLFYIPQVSYASSSRLLSNKNQYKSFLRTIPNDEHQATAMADIIEYFRWNWVGTIAADDDYGRPGIEKFREEAEERDICIDFSELISQYSDEKEIQQVVEVIQNSTAKVIVVFSSGPDLEPLIKEIVRRNITGRIWLASEAWASSSLIAMPEYFHVVGGTIGFGLKAGQIPGFREFLQKVHPRKSVHNGFAKEFWEETFNCHLQEGAKGTLPVDTFLRSHEEGGSRLSNSSTAFRPLCTGDENISSVETPYMDYEHLRISYNVYLAVYSIAHALQDIYTCLPGRGLFTNGSCADIKKVEAWQVLKHLRHLNFTNNMGEQVTFDECGDLVGNYSIINWHLSPEDGSIVFKEVGHYNAYAKKGERLFINEEKILWSGFSREVPFSNCSRDCLAGTRKGIIEGEPTCCFECVECPDGEYSDETDASACDKCPDDFWSNENHTSCIAKEIEFLAWTEPFGIALTLFAVLGIFLTAFVLGVFIKFRNTPIVKATNRELSYLLLFSLLCCFSSSLFFIGEPQDWTCRLRQPAFGISFVLCISCILVKTNRVLLVFEAKIPTSFHRKWWGLNLQFLLVFLCTFMQIVICVIWLYTAPPSSYRNHELEDEIIFITCHEGSLMALGSLIGYTCLLAAICFFFAFKSRKLPENFNEAKFITFSMLIFFIVWISFIPAYASTYGKFVSAVEVIAILAASFGLLACIFFNKVYIILFKPSRNTIEEVRCSTAAHAFKVAARATLRRSNVSRKRSSSLGGSTGSIPSSISSKSNSEDPFPQLERQKQQQRLALTQQEQQQQQQQPLTLQKQQQPKQPRCKQKVIFGSGTVTFSLSFDEPQKSAMAHRNSTRHNSLEAQKSNDTLSRHQALLPLQCADTDSEMTMQETGLQGPMVGDHQPEMESTEEMSPALVMSTSRSFVISGGGSSVTENILHS